In one window of Lewinella sp. 4G2 DNA:
- a CDS encoding HAD family phosphatase gives MTIIFDIGNVLISWDPRRLYRKHFATADEADWFVTNITHLDWNEEQDRGRPVAEATELLVAEHPKWEREIRMYYDRWTEHFDGAIEGTVEILQELDDSGQHRLLALTNWSAELFPWARENFDFLQRFEHITVSGEVKMKKPNPDIYEHIRQEYDLGDFSDCIFIDDSARNVATARSMGLDSIQFTSPEALREELKERGIL, from the coding sequence ATGACCATCATCTTCGACATCGGCAACGTCCTCATCTCCTGGGACCCACGCCGTCTCTACCGCAAGCACTTCGCCACCGCGGATGAAGCCGACTGGTTCGTCACCAACATCACCCACCTGGATTGGAATGAGGAGCAGGACCGCGGCCGGCCCGTCGCCGAAGCCACCGAATTGCTCGTGGCGGAACACCCCAAGTGGGAACGGGAGATCCGCATGTACTACGACCGTTGGACGGAACACTTTGACGGCGCCATCGAAGGAACTGTGGAGATCCTCCAGGAACTCGACGACTCCGGCCAACATCGCCTCCTCGCCCTCACCAATTGGAGTGCCGAACTCTTCCCCTGGGCCCGCGAGAATTTCGACTTCCTGCAGCGCTTCGAACACATTACCGTTTCGGGGGAAGTGAAGATGAAAAAGCCGAACCCGGATATTTACGAACACATCCGCCAAGAGTACGACCTTGGCGACTTTTCGGATTGCATTTTCATCGATGACTCGGCAAGAAACGTGGCTACGGCGCGTTCAATGGGTTTGGATTCGATTCAGTTTACTTCCCCGGAAGCTTTGCGGGAGGAGTTGAAGGAGCGGGGCATTTTGTAG
- a CDS encoding 4a-hydroxytetrahydrobiopterin dehydratase — translation MPNWTQENNALHTTLTFANFTQAFAFMTEVAFAAEAANHHPEWSNVYNHVTIKLTTHDAGNTVTDKDHQLAKQIDTIFAKYA, via the coding sequence ATGCCCAACTGGACCCAAGAAAACAACGCCCTCCACACCACCCTAACCTTCGCCAACTTCACCCAGGCCTTCGCCTTCATGACCGAAGTGGCCTTCGCCGCCGAAGCCGCCAACCACCACCCGGAATGGAGCAACGTCTACAACCACGTCACCATTAAGCTGACGACCCACGATGCGGGGAATACGGTGACGGACAAGGACCACCAACTGGCTAAGCAAATTGATACGATCTTTGCGAAGTATGCGTAA
- a CDS encoding carboxypeptidase-like regulatory domain-containing protein — translation MLRFIQTLAFFLFTLAYLSAQATTGRVVDEDGRAIPYATILVAHNGTGTLTDNAGLFQLEGAQLADTTTLTISSIGYETQRVSLEALSIKAGGAVVVLPSANYVLQTAEVAADRIKMKRKKIGMPGIMNGTYIYGTENKIRRHEIGTVLRPDQAAKLDEVIIKVRGMDADSVLLDVNLYRMQFGMVGEPLLKERVFLQLSQAEVGKDISIDLADQGIEVEEEFLVTLRILDVVGAFTEFRIAGKTGEAIGRSRATGGRWVADYMAPNIRVRVRYPKGGGDVEGL, via the coding sequence ATGCTCCGATTCATCCAGACCCTCGCCTTCTTTTTATTCACCCTGGCCTACCTCTCCGCCCAGGCTACTACCGGCCGGGTGGTGGACGAAGACGGCCGGGCCATCCCTTACGCTACCATTCTAGTCGCTCACAATGGAACAGGGACGCTGACGGACAATGCGGGCTTGTTTCAACTTGAAGGGGCTCAGCTTGCGGACACTACTACGCTCACCATCTCTTCCATCGGCTACGAAACTCAACGCGTTTCCTTGGAAGCGCTATCCATAAAAGCAGGAGGCGCAGTCGTCGTCCTGCCCTCCGCTAATTACGTGCTTCAAACGGCTGAGGTGGCGGCGGACCGTATCAAGATGAAGCGCAAGAAGATCGGGATGCCCGGGATTATGAACGGGACTTACATCTACGGTACGGAAAACAAGATCCGCCGCCACGAAATCGGTACGGTGCTCCGTCCGGATCAAGCCGCCAAGCTCGACGAAGTCATCATCAAAGTTCGGGGCATGGATGCCGACTCCGTGTTGCTGGACGTCAATCTCTACCGTATGCAGTTCGGCATGGTGGGGGAGCCGTTGCTGAAGGAGCGGGTTTTCCTACAACTCAGCCAGGCGGAGGTGGGAAAGGACATCAGTATTGACCTCGCCGATCAGGGGATTGAGGTGGAGGAGGAATTCCTCGTCACCCTTCGCATTCTCGACGTCGTCGGTGCCTTCACCGAATTCCGCATCGCCGGCAAAACAGGGGAAGCGATTGGTCGCTCCCGCGCTACCGGCGGCCGCTGGGTGGCGGATTATATGGCGCCGAATATTCGGGTTAGGGTGAGGTACCCGAAGGGGGGAGGGGATGTTGAGGGACTTTAG
- a CDS encoding ATP-binding protein, protein MIELKYRSAEEYLERWRHRQTRRPLLLRGARQVGKSSLVRKHSKGYRHFIELNLELPADRELFAGFPPILEIATRIALRYNLSALDDETLLFIDEIQEQPEVIQLLRYFYEELPNIRVIAAGSLLEFALGEVRSFPVGRVEFYQLHPLTFYEYLIWMGKDVLAQASRKVPVDQAAHHELLTAFHRYTIVGGMPEVVTNLAAGASLEEVQNLYELIWSAYRSDAEKYAKNLRQRQVLRHLLNTAANEDDRIKLAKFGGSNFRSEEVSAAFQALQQAGVLRLIYPTSSYDLPVITEYRRSPRIQLLDTGLLNYVRGIQTDLLRTDDLSTVYRGRIAQHIMTQALIATHHTSNWNPHFWVREKSGSSAEIDLILEGKKNIHPLEVKAGPQGRLRSLHQFVERSQHSVALRTLRNAFSIEEVTTPSGYPYQLVNLPYYHVDQWPAYLELGTRK, encoded by the coding sequence ATGATTGAATTAAAGTATCGTAGCGCTGAAGAATACTTAGAACGTTGGAGGCACCGCCAAACGCGCCGCCCGTTGTTGCTAAGAGGGGCCCGACAAGTGGGGAAGTCCAGTCTGGTGCGTAAGCATAGTAAAGGGTACCGACATTTTATTGAGTTGAATCTGGAACTGCCTGCTGACCGTGAATTATTTGCGGGCTTTCCACCTATTTTAGAGATCGCGACACGTATAGCTTTACGGTATAACCTCTCCGCGCTAGACGATGAGACGCTGCTCTTCATTGATGAGATTCAAGAGCAACCTGAAGTAATTCAGCTGCTTCGTTACTTCTACGAAGAGTTACCAAATATTCGGGTGATTGCTGCTGGATCGCTGCTGGAATTTGCGTTGGGTGAAGTCCGTAGTTTTCCTGTTGGGCGCGTTGAATTTTACCAATTGCACCCTCTCACCTTCTATGAATATTTAATCTGGATGGGAAAGGATGTGCTTGCGCAAGCATCCAGAAAAGTCCCCGTAGATCAAGCTGCCCACCACGAATTACTGACGGCATTTCATCGGTACACGATCGTGGGCGGAATGCCAGAGGTAGTAACTAATCTTGCAGCAGGGGCCAGCCTAGAAGAGGTGCAGAATCTTTACGAGCTCATTTGGTCCGCCTACCGTAGCGATGCTGAAAAGTATGCTAAAAATTTGCGCCAGCGGCAAGTATTGAGACACCTACTTAATACCGCCGCTAACGAGGACGATCGGATCAAACTAGCAAAGTTTGGTGGTTCAAATTTCAGAAGTGAAGAGGTGAGTGCGGCGTTTCAGGCACTGCAACAAGCAGGTGTACTACGGCTGATCTACCCCACCTCTTCCTACGACTTACCGGTGATCACGGAATACAGGCGCAGCCCCCGCATTCAATTATTGGATACGGGCTTATTGAATTACGTCCGTGGTATACAAACCGATCTGCTGCGTACGGATGATCTATCTACGGTATATCGTGGTCGGATCGCCCAACACATCATGACCCAAGCGCTGATTGCCACCCATCATACGAGTAATTGGAACCCTCACTTTTGGGTAAGAGAAAAGTCCGGTAGTTCCGCCGAGATCGATTTGATTCTGGAAGGGAAAAAGAATATCCATCCCCTAGAGGTCAAAGCAGGCCCGCAGGGCAGGTTGAGATCACTACATCAGTTTGTAGAACGGTCACAGCATTCCGTGGCGCTGCGAACGTTGCGTAATGCTTTTTCAATAGAAGAGGTAACAACTCCCTCCGGATATCCTTACCAATTGGTCAACCTCCCCTACTACCACGTTGATCAGTGGCCAGCCTATTTGGAACTAGGCACCCGAAAATAA
- a CDS encoding DUF2891 domain-containing protein, with amino-acid sequence MLRYLPLLLLLTACTANDTTPETETPPMPTVQELTLAEANRLADLPLECLQQPLPYKSGVILAKEEDLAMPRTHHPAFYGCFDWHSAVHGHWSLVYLLKRFPELERGEEARRKLAENLTAENIRQEIAYFSMNKESASFERTYGWAWLLKLQEELDAWDDPAATELATNLRPLTGYISQAYQTYLPKLSYPIRVGEHSNTAFGLSFAHDYATSAGDAALLTAIETAARRFYLEDAGCPIGWEPSGYDFLSPCLQELDLMRKVLPDAEFTPWAKAFLPGLFDGTLNLEPGRVKDRSDGKLVHLDGLNFSRAWCLYSIDDPYAQRIANTHLAYSLEKITDGDYAGQHWLASFALYAFEQQRRGQ; translated from the coding sequence ATGCTCCGCTACCTCCCCCTCCTCCTGCTGCTAACCGCCTGCACCGCAAACGACACCACGCCGGAAACCGAAACACCGCCTATGCCTACCGTCCAGGAATTGACGCTAGCCGAGGCCAACCGCCTGGCCGATTTACCGCTGGAATGCCTGCAGCAACCACTGCCGTATAAATCTGGCGTGATCCTCGCTAAGGAGGAGGATTTGGCGATGCCGCGCACCCACCACCCGGCGTTTTACGGTTGCTTTGATTGGCATTCGGCCGTCCACGGGCACTGGTCGTTAGTGTACTTGCTAAAACGGTTCCCCGAGCTGGAACGAGGCGAAGAAGCCCGCCGCAAACTCGCCGAAAACCTGACGGCCGAGAACATCCGCCAGGAGATCGCCTACTTCTCGATGAACAAGGAAAGCGCCAGCTTCGAGCGGACCTACGGTTGGGCCTGGCTCCTCAAACTCCAGGAAGAACTGGACGCGTGGGACGACCCCGCCGCCACCGAACTCGCCACCAACTTGCGGCCGCTGACGGGGTATATTTCTCAGGCCTACCAAACCTACCTGCCGAAACTTTCCTACCCCATCCGTGTCGGCGAACACAGCAACACGGCCTTCGGGCTCAGCTTTGCGCACGACTACGCCACGAGCGCCGGCGACGCTGCCCTCCTCACCGCCATCGAAACGGCCGCGCGCCGCTTTTACCTGGAGGACGCCGGCTGCCCCATCGGCTGGGAACCTAGCGGGTACGACTTCCTCAGCCCCTGCCTGCAGGAACTCGACCTGATGCGCAAAGTGCTGCCCGATGCAGAGTTCACCCCGTGGGCCAAGGCCTTCCTGCCCGGCCTGTTCGACGGCACATTGAATTTGGAACCCGGTCGTGTAAAAGACCGCTCGGACGGCAAACTCGTCCACCTCGACGGACTGAATTTCAGTCGCGCCTGGTGCCTGTATTCGATCGATGATCCCTACGCTCAGCGCATCGCCAACACCCACCTCGCCTACTCGCTGGAGAAGATCACCGACGGCGATTACGCCGGCCAACATTGGCTGGCATCCTTCGCCCTGTACGCCTTCGAGCAACAACGCCGCGGCCAGTGA
- a CDS encoding Nramp family divalent metal transporter → MSLGKYFGPSTLVAAAFIGPGTLTVCTLAGVETGYELLWVLAFSIVCTIILQEMSARLGLATQRGLGEAIRKEFPGGPSRWLVFFLVIGAILVGNAAYEAGNISGGNLGLELLVGEAGAYPWLIGVPCALLLFLGGYRWVERLLIGLVVLMSACFLLTTVLVQPDFGAILAGFVPSFPSGDRLLLLMAVVGTTVVPYNLFLHASTVSKKHGPEASLRDLRIENAVAVTLGGLISVLIVITAAASSAEVGSVKNAADLAVQLEPAFGSSARVLMGVGLLAAGLSSALTAPLAAAYAARGLFGWPADDRDPRFRAVWAVILLIGIGVATSGLRPLAIIRFAQVTNALLLPAIAVYLLYLANSRSVMGRHVNSRLANILGGLVILVTLGLAARTFVLLLN, encoded by the coding sequence GTGAGCCTCGGTAAATACTTCGGCCCGAGTACACTTGTCGCCGCCGCCTTCATCGGTCCGGGCACGCTCACGGTGTGTACCCTCGCCGGCGTAGAAACGGGGTACGAACTCCTCTGGGTACTCGCATTTTCCATCGTTTGTACGATCATTTTGCAGGAGATGTCCGCCCGCCTCGGCCTGGCGACGCAACGGGGATTGGGCGAAGCGATCCGCAAAGAATTTCCCGGCGGCCCGTCGCGGTGGCTGGTGTTTTTTCTCGTCATTGGGGCCATTCTAGTGGGCAACGCGGCCTACGAGGCGGGGAATATTTCGGGGGGCAACCTGGGTCTGGAGCTCCTCGTCGGCGAAGCCGGCGCTTATCCCTGGCTCATCGGCGTGCCCTGCGCCCTGCTACTTTTCCTGGGTGGTTATCGCTGGGTGGAGCGGCTGTTGATTGGCCTGGTCGTCCTCATGAGCGCCTGCTTTTTACTGACGACTGTGTTGGTCCAGCCCGATTTCGGGGCCATCCTGGCCGGCTTCGTCCCGAGCTTTCCCAGTGGCGATCGGCTACTACTGCTGATGGCGGTGGTGGGTACGACGGTTGTGCCCTACAACCTCTTTCTCCACGCCTCCACGGTGAGTAAAAAACACGGCCCGGAGGCGTCCCTGCGCGATCTCCGCATCGAAAACGCGGTGGCCGTCACGCTCGGCGGTCTGATCTCGGTGCTGATCGTGATCACGGCGGCGGCGTCCTCGGCGGAGGTCGGGTCCGTCAAGAATGCCGCGGACCTCGCCGTGCAGCTCGAGCCGGCCTTCGGCAGTTCAGCGCGGGTGCTCATGGGCGTTGGTTTGCTGGCGGCGGGCCTGAGTTCGGCGCTCACGGCTCCCCTCGCGGCGGCCTACGCGGCCCGGGGTTTATTCGGCTGGCCGGCGGACGATCGCGACCCGCGTTTCCGGGCCGTCTGGGCGGTCATTTTGCTCATCGGTATCGGCGTGGCGACGAGTGGTTTGCGGCCGCTCGCCATCATCCGTTTTGCCCAGGTTACGAACGCGTTATTGCTCCCGGCCATCGCCGTTTACTTGTTGTATTTGGCCAATTCCCGGTCCGTGATGGGCCGCCACGTCAACTCCCGGCTGGCCAATATCCTCGGCGGTTTAGTCATTCTCGTCACGCTGGGTTTGGCCGCGCGCACCTTCGTTTTACTCCTCAACTAA
- a CDS encoding glycine--tRNA ligase, translating to MIFADFKKLTAHAKDYGFVFQSSEIYDGLGAAYDYGPLGVLLKNNLKEYWWRSMVQLHDNIVGLDASIFMHPKTWKASGHVDAFNDPLVDNKISKKRYRADVLIEDHIAKIEGKLNKEIAKAKKRFGDAFDEVEFRATNGNVKRYQGQMDEIAQRLAKAMTDGNMEELRQMLIDLEIKDPESGAADWTDVRQFNLMFSTQLGNIAGEEGKLYLRPETAQGIFVNFLNVQKSTRQKLPFGIAQIGKAFRNEIVARQFIFRMREFEQMEMQFFIKPGTQMEWYNKWKETRLKWHKALGHPDEKLRFHDHDNLAHYADAAVDIQFDFPFGFKELEGIHSRTDFDLGAHMELSGKKMTYHDPETKESYVPYVLETSIGADRLFLATMSHALRTEMVPGQDDEKNVRDVMKLHPALAPIKAAIMPLKRNKPEIVEVAKQIFNDLRFRFDCQYDDTGAIGKLYRRQDAVGTPFCVTVDFDTIEEGEHKGTVTVRDRDTLEQTRVKIEDLAAFIGPKVDMANLLAAAQ from the coding sequence ATGATCTTCGCAGACTTCAAAAAACTCACCGCCCACGCCAAGGATTATGGCTTCGTCTTTCAGTCGTCCGAGATCTACGATGGGCTGGGGGCGGCTTATGACTACGGGCCCCTCGGCGTGCTGCTGAAGAACAACCTCAAGGAATACTGGTGGCGGAGCATGGTACAACTGCACGACAACATCGTGGGGCTGGACGCCAGCATCTTCATGCACCCCAAGACCTGGAAGGCCTCCGGCCACGTCGATGCGTTCAACGACCCACTGGTGGATAACAAGATCAGCAAGAAGCGGTACCGCGCCGACGTATTGATCGAGGACCACATCGCCAAGATTGAGGGTAAGCTGAACAAGGAGATTGCCAAGGCGAAAAAGCGCTTCGGCGACGCCTTCGACGAGGTGGAATTCCGCGCCACCAACGGCAACGTGAAGCGCTACCAGGGGCAGATGGACGAGATCGCCCAGCGCCTCGCCAAAGCCATGACGGACGGCAACATGGAGGAACTGCGCCAAATGCTCATCGACCTGGAAATCAAGGACCCGGAATCCGGCGCGGCGGACTGGACGGACGTGCGGCAGTTTAACCTGATGTTCTCCACCCAGCTTGGTAACATTGCCGGGGAGGAAGGTAAACTGTACCTGCGTCCGGAAACGGCCCAGGGTATTTTCGTGAACTTCCTGAACGTGCAGAAGTCAACTCGGCAGAAACTGCCCTTCGGTATCGCACAGATTGGTAAGGCTTTCCGGAACGAGATCGTAGCCCGCCAATTTATCTTCCGGATGCGGGAGTTCGAGCAGATGGAGATGCAATTTTTCATCAAGCCTGGCACGCAGATGGAGTGGTACAACAAGTGGAAAGAAACCCGCCTGAAGTGGCACAAGGCCCTCGGCCACCCGGATGAAAAACTGCGCTTCCACGACCACGATAACCTGGCCCACTACGCCGACGCGGCAGTGGATATCCAGTTCGACTTCCCCTTCGGTTTCAAGGAGTTGGAAGGCATCCACAGCCGGACGGATTTTGACCTGGGCGCCCACATGGAACTCTCCGGCAAGAAGATGACCTACCACGACCCGGAAACGAAAGAAAGCTACGTGCCCTACGTGCTGGAGACCTCCATTGGTGCCGACCGCCTCTTCCTCGCTACGATGAGCCACGCCCTGCGGACCGAGATGGTGCCCGGGCAGGATGATGAGAAGAACGTTCGTGATGTGATGAAGCTCCACCCGGCGCTCGCGCCCATCAAGGCGGCGATCATGCCCCTGAAGCGGAACAAGCCCGAGATTGTGGAAGTAGCGAAGCAAATCTTCAATGACCTTCGCTTCCGCTTCGATTGCCAGTACGACGATACCGGCGCCATCGGGAAGCTTTACCGCCGCCAGGATGCCGTAGGTACACCCTTCTGCGTAACGGTTGATTTCGATACGATCGAAGAAGGCGAGCATAAGGGCACCGTGACCGTCCGCGACCGCGACACGCTGGAGCAGACGCGGGTGAAGATTGAAGACCTGGCCGCGTTCATCGGCCCGAAGGTGGATATGGCTAATTTGCTGGCGGCGGCGCAGTAG
- a CDS encoding carbon-nitrogen hydrolase family protein → MKVALAQISPVWLNRLATTEKIVQYIHAGAAAGAKLVVFGETILPGYPFWLDGTGGARFDDPVQKDIWAHYATEAVQLERGDLDPITEACKDKKVATVLGIVERPLDRGGQSLYCSLVYVDAAGEIRNVHRKLQPTYEERLVWAPGDGHGLRTFPIEGFQLGGLNCWENWMPLPRAALYGQGETLHVAIWPGNTRNTEILTRFLAREGRSYCISVSGLMRRSDVPPDTPHYQLIADNLPDMPADGGSCIANPDGSWLLEPLTGEEGLRYAVLDPLAVVRERQNFDPSGHYSRPDVTRLVVDRKRQGVVKFED, encoded by the coding sequence ATGAAAGTTGCCCTCGCCCAAATTTCCCCAGTCTGGTTGAACCGGTTAGCGACGACCGAAAAGATCGTTCAGTACATCCACGCGGGCGCTGCCGCAGGTGCAAAGTTGGTGGTGTTCGGGGAAACGATATTGCCAGGATACCCCTTCTGGCTGGACGGGACGGGCGGCGCACGTTTCGACGATCCCGTACAGAAAGATATTTGGGCCCACTACGCCACCGAAGCTGTACAACTCGAACGCGGGGATCTGGACCCCATCACCGAAGCGTGTAAGGACAAAAAGGTAGCGACCGTCCTGGGGATCGTCGAGCGGCCCCTGGACCGCGGTGGCCAATCCCTCTACTGTTCCCTCGTGTACGTGGATGCGGCGGGGGAGATCCGCAACGTCCACCGTAAGTTGCAACCCACCTACGAAGAGCGCCTCGTCTGGGCTCCCGGCGACGGCCACGGCTTGCGGACCTTCCCCATCGAAGGTTTCCAACTCGGCGGATTGAACTGCTGGGAAAACTGGATGCCCCTCCCCCGCGCGGCGTTGTACGGGCAGGGGGAGACCCTCCACGTAGCCATCTGGCCGGGGAATACCCGTAATACGGAGATCCTTACCCGGTTCCTGGCGCGGGAAGGCCGCAGCTACTGCATCTCCGTTTCCGGATTAATGCGGCGCTCGGACGTGCCTCCGGATACCCCCCACTACCAATTGATCGCAGATAACTTACCGGATATGCCCGCCGACGGAGGCAGCTGCATCGCCAACCCAGACGGCTCCTGGTTACTGGAACCTCTGACCGGCGAGGAAGGCCTCCGCTACGCGGTGCTCGACCCCTTGGCCGTAGTCCGCGAACGCCAAAATTTCGACCCGAGTGGACACTACAGTCGGCCGGATGTTACGCGGTTGGTGGTTGATCGGAAACGGCAAGGGGTCGTGAAGTTTGAAGATTGA